In Nocardioides conyzicola, one genomic interval encodes:
- a CDS encoding helix-turn-helix transcriptional regulator, with product MSLPRSEDLPVGVGLGPSTRLDAAAVQRVLDAAAVLQVRRSEAAALAAGERLTEGQVVARGVAGIHEWLHTTSAAWRENLSVRPSASTTQLRAGLPANRAFVESGARMVSVFDYYGLDTDARLLLANERVGDYLFARAPVQMKIIDRALVLLDGPIFDGSVSVMAIHAGPCLEAAWRYWDAVVASAVPVEDAGISDLGVLSKRQRQVVALMASDLGDEAIAASLGVSVRTVRSEVAAVLAALGVKSRFAAGVRVQMWGHS from the coding sequence GTGAGCCTCCCGCGGAGCGAGGACCTGCCGGTCGGCGTCGGCCTCGGGCCGTCGACCCGCCTCGACGCGGCGGCCGTCCAGCGCGTCCTGGACGCGGCCGCGGTGCTGCAGGTGCGCCGCAGCGAGGCCGCGGCGCTGGCCGCCGGAGAGCGACTCACCGAGGGTCAGGTGGTGGCCCGGGGCGTCGCCGGCATCCACGAGTGGCTGCACACGACGAGCGCTGCCTGGCGCGAGAACCTGTCCGTACGGCCATCCGCGTCCACCACCCAGCTGCGCGCGGGCCTGCCGGCCAACCGGGCGTTCGTCGAGTCCGGCGCCCGGATGGTGAGCGTCTTCGACTACTACGGGCTGGACACCGACGCTCGGCTCCTCCTCGCCAACGAGCGGGTCGGCGACTACCTCTTCGCCCGGGCACCGGTGCAGATGAAGATCATCGACCGGGCCCTCGTGCTGCTGGACGGCCCGATCTTCGACGGCTCGGTGAGCGTGATGGCGATCCACGCCGGCCCCTGCCTCGAGGCGGCGTGGCGCTACTGGGACGCCGTCGTCGCCTCGGCGGTCCCGGTGGAGGACGCCGGCATCTCCGACCTGGGCGTCCTCTCGAAGCGGCAGCGCCAGGTGGTCGCACTCATGGCGTCCGACCTCGGCGACGAGGCGATCGCCGCGTCCCTCGGCGTCAGCGTCCGCACCGTGCGCTCCGAGGTCGCCGCGGTCCTGGCCGCCCTCGGCGTGAAGTCCCGCTTCGCCGCCGGGGTCCGGGTCCAGATGTGGGGCCACTCCTGA
- a CDS encoding helix-turn-helix transcriptional regulator, which yields MTELGQTEAQVERHDLPTGVGMGPMTLMSMDAIQAVLDAAAALQVRRSEAAAQAARGELTGGEVVAVGMGAIQEWIQSELTTCHENLSVRPTGSLSQLRASLPHNRRFIESGARMVSVFDYFGLETDARLLLANEPIGDYLFGRAPVQMKIFDRRRVLLDGPSVDGTMSLMVIHSSACMEAAWRYWEAVVESAIPVEDAGISDLEVLSKRQRQIVALLASDLGDEAVAASLGVSVRTVRSEVAAILAALGVKSRFAAATRLARLEVES from the coding sequence TTGACGGAGCTCGGGCAGACGGAGGCACAGGTGGAGCGGCACGACCTACCGACCGGGGTGGGCATGGGTCCGATGACCCTGATGAGCATGGACGCGATCCAGGCGGTGCTGGACGCCGCGGCCGCCCTGCAGGTACGTCGCAGCGAGGCCGCTGCGCAGGCGGCCCGCGGCGAGCTGACGGGCGGTGAGGTCGTCGCCGTGGGGATGGGCGCGATCCAGGAGTGGATCCAGTCCGAGCTGACCACCTGCCACGAGAACCTGTCCGTGCGACCGACGGGTTCCCTCTCCCAGCTGCGCGCGAGCCTGCCGCACAACCGGAGGTTCATCGAGTCCGGCGCCCGGATGGTCAGTGTCTTCGACTACTTCGGGCTCGAGACCGACGCGCGGCTCCTGCTGGCGAACGAGCCGATCGGCGACTACCTCTTCGGTCGCGCCCCCGTCCAGATGAAGATCTTCGACCGCCGCCGCGTCCTCCTGGACGGCCCGAGCGTCGACGGCACGATGAGCCTGATGGTCATCCACTCCAGCGCCTGCATGGAGGCCGCCTGGCGCTACTGGGAGGCGGTCGTCGAGTCGGCGATCCCCGTCGAGGACGCCGGCATCTCCGACCTGGAGGTCCTCTCGAAGCGGCAGCGCCAGATCGTCGCCCTGCTCGCCTCCGACCTCGGCGACGAGGCCGTCGCGGCGTCGCTCGGCGTCAGCGTCCGCACCGTGCGCTCCGAGGTCGCCGCCATCCTGGCCGCGCTGGGCGTGAAGTCGCGCTTCGCCGCCGCGACCCGCCTCGCGCGCCTGGAGGTCGAGTCGTGA
- a CDS encoding protein adenylyltransferase SelO, whose protein sequence is MRSAPDLTIALDDRFARTVPELAVPWQAVPAPAPNLLALNEPLAAELGLAGDALRTADGLGLLTGTVLPPGAHPVAQAYAGHQFGGFNPGLGDGRALLLGELVDRDGRVRDLHLKGSGRTPFARGGDGLAAVGPMLREYVVSEAMHALGIPTTRALAVVATGRDVHRETVLPGAVLARVASSHLRVGSFQLAASKGDVALTRRLADLAIDRHHPALAAADAPYLALFDAVVAAQAQLVARWMLVGFVHGVLNTDNVTISGETIDYGPCAFMEAYDPATVYSSIDEGGRYAYGNQPGITQWNLARLAEALLPLLADDQDRAVEIATASLSGFGRQYNAAWSSGMRAKLGLPADVDDAVAAPLVDDLLVLMQAGHVDLTTFFRALGRAARGDTEPARSLVLDLAGFDAWTDRWLATGPDGDAMDRVNPVYVPRNHLVEEALAAATGGDLVPLERLVDAVRSPYDERAGLEAYAAPAPADFGAAYQTFCGT, encoded by the coding sequence GTGAGATCCGCACCCGACCTGACCATCGCCTTGGACGACCGGTTCGCGCGTACGGTTCCCGAGCTCGCGGTGCCCTGGCAGGCCGTGCCCGCGCCCGCACCGAACCTGCTCGCGCTGAACGAGCCGCTGGCCGCCGAGCTGGGCCTCGCCGGCGACGCGCTCCGCACCGCCGACGGCCTGGGTCTGCTGACCGGGACGGTCCTGCCGCCCGGGGCGCACCCGGTGGCGCAGGCGTACGCCGGGCACCAGTTCGGCGGCTTCAACCCCGGGCTCGGCGACGGCCGCGCGCTCCTGCTCGGCGAGCTCGTGGACCGCGACGGACGGGTCCGCGACCTGCACCTCAAGGGATCCGGGCGCACCCCGTTCGCGCGCGGGGGCGACGGCCTGGCGGCCGTCGGACCGATGCTGCGCGAGTACGTCGTCAGCGAGGCCATGCACGCCCTCGGCATCCCGACCACCCGCGCGCTCGCCGTCGTGGCGACCGGCCGCGACGTGCACCGGGAGACCGTGCTGCCCGGCGCGGTGCTGGCCCGGGTCGCGAGCTCGCACCTGCGGGTCGGCAGCTTCCAGCTCGCTGCCAGCAAGGGCGACGTGGCGCTCACCCGTCGCCTCGCCGACCTCGCGATCGACCGGCACCACCCCGCCCTCGCGGCCGCGGACGCGCCGTACCTCGCGCTCTTCGACGCGGTGGTCGCCGCCCAGGCGCAGCTGGTCGCACGGTGGATGCTCGTCGGCTTCGTGCACGGGGTGCTCAACACCGACAACGTGACGATCTCCGGCGAGACGATCGACTACGGTCCGTGCGCCTTCATGGAGGCCTACGACCCGGCCACCGTCTACAGCTCGATCGACGAGGGCGGCCGCTACGCCTACGGCAACCAGCCCGGGATCACCCAGTGGAACCTCGCCCGGCTCGCCGAGGCGCTCCTGCCGCTCCTGGCGGACGACCAGGACCGCGCGGTCGAGATCGCGACGGCCTCGCTGAGCGGGTTCGGGCGGCAGTACAACGCGGCGTGGTCGAGCGGGATGCGCGCCAAGCTGGGACTGCCCGCCGACGTCGACGACGCGGTCGCGGCCCCGCTCGTCGACGACCTGCTCGTCCTGATGCAGGCCGGCCACGTCGACCTGACGACGTTCTTCCGGGCGCTCGGCCGCGCCGCCCGGGGCGACACCGAGCCCGCCCGCAGCCTGGTCCTCGACCTCGCGGGCTTCGACGCCTGGACCGACCGGTGGCTGGCGACCGGCCCCGACGGCGACGCGATGGACCGGGTCAACCCGGTCTACGTCCCCCGCAACCACCTGGTCGAGGAGGCGCTCGCCGCCGCGACCGGCGGTGATCTCGTGCCGCTGGAGCGGCTGGTCGACGCCGTGCGCTCGCCGTACGACGAGCGCGCGGGTCTGGAGGCCTACGCCGCCCCGGCGCCGGCTGACTTCGGCGCGGCGTACCAGACCTTCTGCGGGACCTGA
- a CDS encoding SRPBCC family protein, which yields MSASDVSASTTIAAPAATIFAIVADPRQHARIDGSGTVQGAVDGPERLELGSTFGMKMKIGAPYRTKNKVVEYEPDRLISWRHIGTHRWRYELEPVDGGTKVTETWDLSHCNGVTKWALGAMGYPKRHQKGIEQTLVKLKAAAEADAVS from the coding sequence ATGAGTGCCTCCGACGTCTCCGCCAGCACCACGATCGCCGCGCCCGCCGCCACCATCTTCGCGATCGTCGCCGACCCCCGGCAGCACGCGCGGATCGACGGCTCGGGCACCGTCCAGGGTGCCGTGGACGGCCCGGAGAGGCTGGAGCTCGGGTCGACCTTCGGCATGAAGATGAAGATCGGGGCGCCGTACCGCACGAAGAACAAGGTCGTGGAGTACGAGCCCGACCGGCTGATCTCGTGGCGGCACATCGGGACCCACCGCTGGCGCTACGAGCTGGAGCCGGTCGACGGTGGCACCAAGGTCACCGAGACCTGGGACCTGAGCCACTGCAACGGCGTCACCAAGTGGGCGCTGGGCGCGATGGGCTACCCCAAGCGGCACCAGAAGGGCATCGAGCAGACCCTGGTGAAGCTCAAGGCGGCCGCCGAGGCCGACGCCGTCTCCTGA
- the pdhA gene encoding pyruvate dehydrogenase (acetyl-transferring) E1 component subunit alpha: protein MEVFGPSQQDGGPELVQLLTPEGERVHHPEFDLDFSAEQVRGFYRDMVLTRRIDVEATALQRHGELGIWAQLLGQEAAQIGAGRALRPQDFVFPTYREHGVAWCKGVDPLDLLGLFRGVDQGRWDPAENNFGLYTIVIGAQTLHATGYAMGMQRDGVVGTGDPDRDAAVIAHFGDGASSQGDVNEAFIFAASYNAPVVFFCQNNQWAISEPIERQTRIPLYQRALGFGFPGVRVDGNDVLATYAVTQAALQRARDGQGPTFVEAYTYRMGAHTTTDDPTRYRLSDDLERWKLKDPIARVEVYLRRNGLADDEFIASVQAEADDLGARLRDGCKALPDPSPLSIFDHVYTEMTEELEQQRAGFEAYLESFEGARA from the coding sequence GTGGAGGTCTTCGGTCCCTCCCAGCAGGACGGCGGGCCCGAGCTCGTCCAGCTCCTGACCCCGGAGGGTGAGCGGGTCCACCACCCCGAGTTCGACCTCGACTTCTCCGCCGAGCAGGTCCGCGGCTTCTACCGCGACATGGTGCTGACCCGCCGGATCGACGTCGAGGCCACCGCGCTCCAGCGGCACGGCGAGCTCGGCATCTGGGCCCAGCTGCTCGGGCAGGAGGCCGCGCAGATCGGCGCCGGCCGGGCGCTGCGCCCGCAGGACTTCGTCTTCCCGACCTACCGCGAGCACGGCGTCGCGTGGTGCAAGGGCGTCGACCCGCTCGACCTGCTCGGTCTCTTCCGCGGCGTCGACCAGGGCCGGTGGGACCCGGCCGAGAACAACTTCGGTCTCTACACGATCGTGATCGGCGCGCAGACGCTGCACGCGACCGGCTACGCCATGGGCATGCAGCGCGACGGCGTCGTCGGCACCGGCGACCCGGACCGCGACGCGGCCGTCATCGCCCACTTCGGTGACGGAGCGTCCTCGCAGGGCGACGTCAACGAGGCCTTCATCTTCGCGGCGTCCTACAACGCCCCGGTGGTCTTCTTCTGCCAGAACAACCAGTGGGCCATCTCCGAGCCCATCGAGCGCCAGACCCGGATCCCGCTCTACCAGAGGGCGCTGGGCTTCGGCTTCCCCGGCGTACGCGTCGACGGCAACGACGTGCTCGCGACGTACGCCGTCACGCAGGCCGCTCTCCAGCGGGCTCGCGACGGCCAGGGCCCGACCTTCGTCGAGGCGTACACCTACCGGATGGGCGCGCACACCACGACCGACGACCCGACCCGCTACCGGCTCTCCGACGACCTCGAGCGCTGGAAGCTCAAGGACCCGATCGCCCGGGTCGAGGTCTACCTGCGGCGCAACGGCCTGGCCGACGACGAGTTCATCGCCTCGGTGCAGGCCGAGGCCGACGACCTCGGTGCCCGGCTGCGCGACGGCTGCAAGGCCCTGCCGGACCCGTCGCCGCTGTCGATCTTCGACCACGTCTACACCGAGATGACCGAGGAGCTCGAGCAGCAACGAGCCGGCTTCGAGGCCTACCTCGAGAGCTTCGAGGGGGCACGGGCATGA
- a CDS encoding alpha-ketoacid dehydrogenase subunit beta: MSDTQKITLAKGLNMGLRRAMEDDPKVLLMGEDVGKLGGVFRITDGLQKDFGEDRVIDSPLAESGIVGTAVGLALRGYRPVVEIQFDGFVYPAYDQIVCQVAKMTFRSQGKSKMPMVIRIPFGGGIGAVEHHSESPEAQFAHTPGLKVVACSNPVDGYWMIQQAIACDDPVVFLEPKRQYHADKAELDDTATPEPLFTSRVVRRGSDVTVLAYGPTVKTALKVAEAAAGEGKSVEVIDLRTLSPLDMAPVYESVRRTGRAVITHEAHVNLGMGAEVSARITEECFYSLEAPVLRVGAFDTPYPPSRIEEDYLPDLDRVLDAVDRSLEY, encoded by the coding sequence ATGAGTGACACGCAGAAGATCACGCTCGCGAAGGGCCTCAACATGGGCCTGCGGCGCGCGATGGAGGACGACCCCAAGGTCCTGCTCATGGGCGAGGACGTCGGCAAGCTCGGCGGCGTCTTCCGGATCACCGACGGCCTGCAGAAGGACTTCGGCGAGGACCGGGTCATCGACAGCCCGCTGGCCGAGTCCGGCATCGTCGGCACCGCGGTCGGCCTCGCGCTGCGCGGCTACCGCCCGGTCGTGGAGATCCAGTTCGACGGGTTCGTCTACCCGGCGTACGACCAGATCGTCTGCCAGGTCGCGAAGATGACCTTCCGCAGCCAGGGCAAGTCCAAGATGCCGATGGTCATCCGGATCCCCTTCGGTGGCGGCATCGGCGCGGTCGAGCACCACAGCGAGTCGCCGGAGGCGCAGTTCGCGCACACGCCCGGCCTCAAGGTGGTCGCGTGCTCCAACCCGGTCGACGGCTACTGGATGATCCAGCAGGCCATCGCCTGCGACGACCCGGTCGTCTTCCTCGAGCCCAAGCGGCAGTACCACGCCGACAAGGCCGAGCTCGACGACACCGCGACGCCCGAGCCGCTCTTCACCTCGCGCGTCGTACGCCGGGGCTCCGACGTCACCGTGCTCGCCTACGGCCCGACGGTGAAGACCGCGCTGAAGGTCGCCGAGGCGGCCGCCGGCGAGGGGAAGTCGGTGGAGGTCATCGACCTGCGCACGCTCTCGCCGCTCGACATGGCCCCGGTCTACGAGTCGGTCCGCCGCACCGGCCGCGCGGTCATCACCCACGAGGCGCACGTCAACCTCGGCATGGGCGCGGAGGTCTCCGCTCGGATCACCGAGGAGTGCTTCTACTCGCTCGAGGCGCCGGTGCTCCGCGTCGGCGCGTTCGACACGCCCTACCCGCCGTCGCGGATCGAGGAGGACTACCTCCCCGACCTGGACCGGGTGCTGGACGCCGTCGACCGTTCG